GGGCTGATGATAGGCCGCACCCCGGAATACCTGGGCAAGAAGATCGAAGCCTATGACATGAAGATGGTCTCCATCGTCATCCTGGCGACCCCGCTGCTGGTGCTGGTCGGCACGGCGCTGGCGGTCTCGGTGCCGGCCGGCCAGGCTGGTGTGCTCAATCCAGGCATCCACGGTTTCTCCGAAATCCTCTATGGCCTGACGTCGGCCGCCAACAACAACGGCAGCGCCTTCGCCGGGCTGTCCGCCAACACGCCCTTCTACAACGTGCTGCTGGGCATCGCCATGTGGTTCGGCCGCTTCGCCATCATCGTCGCCATCCTGGCGATGGCCGGCTCGCTGGCCGCCAAGCGCCGCCTGCCCGCCGGCCCCGGCAGCATGCCCACCACCGGCCCGCTGTTCGTGGTGCTGCTGATCGGCGCGGTACTGCTGGTGGGCGCTTTGACGTATGTGCCCGCGCTGGCATTGGGTCCTGTCGCAGAACATCTGCAAGTGAAAGGCTAGGAATGAAAATGGCCAAGATTGAAACCTCTACTACCGGCGCTGGAGGCGGCGCCGCCCGCGCCGCATCGCACGCCGCGCATGAACGCCAGTTCGGCATGTGGTCGCGCGCCCTGGTCGGCCCTGCGGTGCTGGACAGCCTGCGCAAGCTCTCGCCTGCCGCGCAGCTGAAGAACCCCGTGATGTTCGTCGTCTACGTCGGCAGCATCCTGACCACGGTGCTGTGGGTCATGGCCCTGCGCGGCCAGGCCGAAGCGCCCGCCGGCTTCATCCTGGCGATCGCCGTGTGGCTGTGGTTCACCGTGCTGTTCGCGAACTTCGCCGAAGCCCTGGCCGAAGGCCGCGGCAAGCAGCAGGCGGCCACCCTGCGCGGCCTGCGCACCACCATCGACGCCCGGCTCCTGAAGGGCTTTCGCGATGCCGACGCCAGCACGGCGCAACCCGGCGCCTGGCGCAGCCAGGCCGTCAGCCAACCCTCGGGCCTGCTGCGCCGGGGCGACGTGGTGCTGGTCGAAGCGGGGGACATCATCCCTGGCGACGGCCAGGTCATCGCCGGCGTGGCATCTGTGGACGAAAGCGCCATCACCGGCGAATCCGCGCCCGTGATCCGCGAATCCGGCGGCGACTTCTCGTCCGTTACCGGCGGCACCCGCGTGCTGTCGGACTGGATCTTCGTGCGCATCGCCGCCGATCCCGGCGAGAGTTTCCTGGACCGCATGATCACCATGGTCGAAGGCGCCAAGCGCCAGAAGACGCCCAACGAGCTGGCCCTTACCATCCTGCTGGTGGGCCTGACCGTGGTCTTCCTGCTGGTGGTCGTGACCCTGATGCCGTTCTCGATCTATGCGGTCAGCGCCGCCGGCGGCGGTTCGGTCGTGACAGTCACGGTGCTGGTCGCGCTGCTGGTCTGCCTGATCCCCACCACCATCGGCGGCCTGCTGTCGGCCATCGGCGTGGCCGGCATGAGCCGCATGATGGGCGCCAACGTCATCGCGACGTCCGGCCGCGCCGTCGAAGCCGCCGGCGACGTGGACGTGCTGCTGCTGGACAAGACCGGCACCATCACTTTCGGCAACCGCCAGGCCTCGACCTTTCTGCCTGCCCCCGGCGTGTCCGCGCGCGAACTGGCCGAGGCCGC
The sequence above is drawn from the Achromobacter xylosoxidans genome and encodes:
- the kdpB gene encoding potassium-transporting ATPase subunit KdpB — translated: MAKIETSTTGAGGGAARAASHAAHERQFGMWSRALVGPAVLDSLRKLSPAAQLKNPVMFVVYVGSILTTVLWVMALRGQAEAPAGFILAIAVWLWFTVLFANFAEALAEGRGKQQAATLRGLRTTIDARLLKGFRDADASTAQPGAWRSQAVSQPSGLLRRGDVVLVEAGDIIPGDGQVIAGVASVDESAITGESAPVIRESGGDFSSVTGGTRVLSDWIFVRIAADPGESFLDRMITMVEGAKRQKTPNELALTILLVGLTVVFLLVVVTLMPFSIYAVSAAGGGSVVTVTVLVALLVCLIPTTIGGLLSAIGVAGMSRMMGANVIATSGRAVEAAGDVDVLLLDKTGTITFGNRQASTFLPAPGVSARELAEAARLASLADETPEGRSIVALADKSIHAPAAPTPHAEFVPFTAQSRMSGVNLNGRMIRKGAVDAVQAWLAEQDSTVPEQALRLAEDVARRGSTPLMVSDGNRALGVVELKDIVKPDIQSRFAELRRMGIKTVMITGDNKLTAASIAAEAGVDDFLAEATPEAKLKLIRAYQAEGRLVAMTGDGTNDAPALAQADVAVAMNSGTQAAKEAGNMVDLDSNPTKLIEIVEIGKQMLMTRGALTTFSVANDVAKYFAIIPAAFATVYPQLNVLNIMGLATPASAILSAVIFNALIIVVLIPLALKGVRYRALGAAVLLRRNLLIYGLGGLLVPFAGIKLVDMVLAALGWA